The Eptesicus fuscus isolate TK198812 chromosome 16, DD_ASM_mEF_20220401, whole genome shotgun sequence DNA window ttgaccggaatcgaacctgggacccttgagtctgcaggccgatgctctatccactgagccaaaccggtttcggctctccctccctttctgaaatcaattaaaatatattttaaaaaataactcatctGTTTACAAAGGATTTACTTCACAATGTTGTTAAAAgacatgtgatttttatttttagtacatTTCAAATGATTTGAATTTTTCAGAAATGCATCTTCGAGGTAAATAATATTACCTTTTTTCCCCCCGTTTGTCTGATCTAGATGAGAATATCCTAATGCTACACCTACAGCTCTTAAGTTTGTTTGCCTCCATTATAACACCAACCCGTCAGGTTGTGGAAGAACTGACCCAATCAGGAGAACAGGAGCTACATCACTGCAGCCAAACATTTCCCATCTCTAGAGTGAGGAAGCGAGTATGTCACGTATTCtaagtaaaagagaaaattataagaaaGATGTCATTACATCATTTCCTTtatggaaggaagaaaatgacaaGGAGGACACGTATGAAGACGCCCATGAAATTATCCCTGTGGCAACAACCATGGATCTAGTATCTTCCCTGGAAGAATGCACAACTGGGTTGTATTTGTTTCTAAATAACAGATTCTCAGATGCCATAAATCTCATTTATCCATGGTCAAAAAACAGCATATACCATGCTCTAGTCAATGGTATCCTTATGGTTGTGAAAGCCATCTTGACTTTTGACCCACAGGATATAGACATTGGAATGACGGCTGCGAAAGAAGCGTTGAAAACTTGTAACAGTTTCCGAAGAAAAGGCAGGATGACAAGTTTCTCTCGTCTAGTGAGTAAACAGGGAATAAAGGCGATCAAAGAAGAGGAACTGCATGCCGAAGTCTGCTATGCGGAGTGTCTGATCTTGAAATCTGCGGTGACATTTATACAGGATGACAGTATGCTTGGCTTTCTTAAAAGTGGGATCAACATTGGGTTAAGTTACCAAATATACAAAGACTGTCAACAAATACTAACACAGATACCTACCAACCAAAGCAAAACCTCTAGACACCTGATTGGAGGAGTAAAATTCGGACTTGGAGCATTCAATTTGATATTATCCCTTATGCCACCGAAGACACTTAAGTTACTCAATGTTGTTGGATATCACGGTGATAAACAGGTGGCCTTGACTTTGCTTCACGAGAGTGCCTCCGAATCCCATATAAATAATGTCTTAAGCATTTTGACTCTACTCTTCTATTACAGCTATGTCTGCGTAGCTTTTGGTATTGAAACAAGTCACAGTTATCCCATCGACCATCTCTTCCTAATTTATCTCCAGAAATTTCCAAAGTGTGTCATACTTAAATTTTTTCATGCGCGTTTCAGTATGCTGAAAGGGAAATTTGAGAATGCACAGTTAACATTACAGGAGTGCATTTTTATTCAGAATGAATGGAAGCAACTTGATCACATCTGTTACTGGGAACTCATGTGGTGCCACATCTTTGTGCAGGACTGGAAGGAGGCCTACCGCTATGCTGATCTGCTGCTTCAAGACAGCAAATGGTCCAAGTCAATGTATTCATTCAGTAAAGCCATGCTACTGGCTCTGCTTCCTTCTGGATTTGCTAAATCAGAAAGTAAGGACATGAACTCTCTTTTCTTAAGTGTGGAGAGCCTGAGAATCAGACTTTTAGGCGCTTCTGTGCCAATAGAAAAGTTTGTGGCTGAGAAGGGTCGGCGCTATGGTAGTACTAAAGGCTGGTTTATAGCACAGCCCATTCTGGAATTCACTTATGCCTGGAGTGGTTTCCAAGTCATGAGCAAAAGACTACACCTGATCTCATGCTGGCTTGCAATAATTAACAGAGGAGAAGAACTTTTACGAGAAAAACCCAATAAAGAGTATGGCACAGATGACCTATGTTTGCTAAGTTTACTGAAAGGTCTCTGTCTGAAACACTTGGGCAAATACGTGATGGCCGAGCAGTACTTTAATCGTGTCATTCAAAAggagaaattgttaaaatatgaCCACTATTTGGTGCCGTACACTTACTACGAACTGGGAATTCTATACTACCTGAAGGGAGATTATAGCAGTGCAATGAAAAACCTAGACAACATAAAGAACTACAAAGACTATTCCATGGAAGCCCGATTACAGTTTAAGGCGCATGTAGCTCTTGAACACATAGCTAAAGCAAAGTGATTTAGATACAAAGTGTAGTTTTGTTACTATGAGGGAAGTATCTACAGTCAGCAAGATAATTAACaggtagaaaaataatttctttgtggAAGAAATCCAAGAAGAGGCAGCTACTAAGAATCTGATGTAACAAGAaattccttttccctctttcctccttcatGCCTATAAAATGGAATGTCTTACACTGGCAAATGGAGTGATGTAcattattgaaaaagaaaaggcaaatgaTGTACATTATaaaagactaggggcccagtgcaccttgaaaggaacgatgggccgtgaggctgtggtaggcacaggggcgggacttggcccatcctctgccccaccccccgcccggtCCCTCCTGCTGCAAACCTCagtcccctgcctgccagcagccccactcccaccaccaccattgcTCCCATGAGCTgtcagcgccagccccacttgcacctgctgatggcgagGAGGGAACGAGTGGagccggcgccagcagcgggtacaagcagcagcagctgccccgatcaccccttaggagcagggggaggtgaagaagccctcaggggcaatcagggctggcagccgctgctcacacccgctgatggcacaaGTGATCGGGACCaacgctgggcaccagcagcgggtgcaagcggtggctctggtgccggcagtgggttcgagcagggctggcaccggcagcaggtgcaggtgccGGGTGGGATCACAGCACACGGAAGCaaggaattttcagtaaccaccagaggctcgcccctaTGGCAGTGATCAGCACCCCACTTTGGTCTGGTGCCCTCGCTTACCTACTCCACTatcccaccacagccaatgcttgccatgttccgcacatgccccctggtggccagcgcatgtcatagcgaccggttgtttggtggttctgctgttcattctatttgcatattagccttttattatataggatactctctttttttaaagatatattttatggattttttacagagaggaagggagagggatagagagttagaaacatcgatgagagagaaacaccaatcagctgcctcctgcatcccctcaccccccactggggatgtgcccacaaccaaggtacatgcccttgaccagaatcaaaactgggacccttcagtctgcaggccgacactctattcactgagccaaaccagccagggctaggataCTCTCTTATATTCTTATGAATTTATCAATCATGttatagaaaattttcaaaaaaactcaaaaaatatatatatattttatcctcacttgaggatatgtttattttagggggagaggaagggagagagaaacattgatcagttgcctcctgtacatgcccccacctaggtatgtgccctgactgggaactgaacccacacaggttgatactccaaccaactgagccacctggccaggtttcaaaaaatatttttttaacatctccttagataactagaggcctggtgcatgaatttgtagcccccgccccccaggccttcaccaccctattgtctatatccatgggttatgcatatatgcacatcagttcttggttgatctcttcccatccacccacccatccacccccgcCAGTCCCTAGTTTTTAGACCATTAAGTCTGCCTAAGTGTATCCTCTGTGCAGCCAGCCACCCGTGGAAAAGAAGTTGCTGGGAAAGTTTGCTTTGCCAAAACACCTGAGTAAAACACCTTATCTTAATGCTTTGGGTGTCTAAGCAACCCACTGGGAGCGCATCCTGGGGCTAGTATTTCAGATTTAGAAATGCTTAGGTTGAAACACATGTTCCtcattaattaaaaacaactttCAGGCACACAATTGTACTTGAGTTATTCATCATTATTTAAtttaggcccggtgcatgaaatttgccTGCAttctctcctatctgggacccctcaaggaatgtccgactgcccagtgggattgggcctaaacgggcagtcagacatccctctcacaatccaggactgctggctcccaaccactcacctgcctgcctgcctgattgcccctaactgcttctgcctgccaggctgatcacccctaaccactcccctgccaggctgattgacaccaaactgctcccctgctggcccgattgcccctaactgccctcccctgccagcctgtttgcccccaactgccctcccctgcaggccaggtcccctccccccaacttccctcccctgtagggctggtcccccccaactgccctcccctgctggccatcttgtgtccacatgggtgtgaccatctttgaccacatgaccacatgagggtggccatcttgtgtgttggagtgatggtcaatttgcacattacctctttattagataggatgatgggACCATAGAGTGGTTAAGAGGGCAGGCCCTGGTCTGATTGCCTGGATTTGTATCCTAGCAGTGTCactaactagctgtgtggccctcagcctcctgggtctcagtttccttagctGTAAAGTTGGGATAATAATAGTTCCTGTCTCACGGTTTTCTTGTGTTAAGACTGAgttaatatacatttattatcaCTAATAAGAATTATAATACATTGTTCTTCAATGAAGAGGATTTAAATTACTTTCTTGGAAAAAGCAAAAGTTCCTTTGTTACCTGCTTTGCCAATCTAAAATTTGATCggttctttgctttttctttttccttttcatcttttgctttttctgttcttattttatcTTGGTCACTTATGAAATAAGTAACTCCCTGCCTAAATTATGATTTTGTGTTCTGCCCCAATTTCTAACAATGAATAGAACATTTATTAATTGTTTaaacaaatatctgttgaatgcctactatatgcaggcactgagcagaGTACTGAGGACATCAAGATAAAGCATGGTCTCTCTCCTGAGGACCTTACTGGGGAGACAAgttagtaaaatattttgttgGGAGTGGGAAACAGTTAAAGCATTTGCTTAAACCGACAGGAGTTTATtcatcccaaacaaaagaaacctGAAATAGGTAGGTCCGGTCTGGTCTGGCTCTTTTTATCTTGTATTTTTCTGCTTGGCACAAGGCCTTCTCTATGCAGGTTTCCTCATGGTGGAAAGAGGTTGCCTCACCTCCAGGCCTTATGTCCAAGCCAGGCAGACTGGAGGAGAAATGGTGAAGGGACAAGAAAGGATCTCTTTTCCTTAGgaggctttgcttttttttttttttatttcagaagagACAGCTTTCCTAGGAATGTCCATGTGTATCTCATTGGCCTGAAATAGTTCATGGCCACTTCTCCCTACAAAAGAAACTGAGAATGAGTTTTAGCAGTCAAGCCTCATTAATTAGGAGGTTGTGGGAAAGGACTGTTAAATGAACCCCCCAGAAGTTATTGCCCCAACACATATGTAAATAACCATAGGCTACAAGATAGTATCAGAGGGGCACAGTTGAAAAGGTGACAAGGCAACGATGAGAATAAGGAATCACTTGGAAAAGACTGCAGATCTAACAGGAAATCTTGTGATTGATATTTCCTTGGCGAAATTGCTAGCCACAGCCTAGGTTCTGGCCTTGAACTGGCCCAGGTTTAATATCTGCAGTgttaaatttctttataattttaggaACTCAGTAGtggataccttttttttttttaaatcctcactgaggacatttttccattgatttttagagagagtgtaagagagagggaaagaaaaagggaaaacatcaaagtgagagaaacacatcaattggttgcctcctgcatggggcccccctgaccagggcccgggccagggaggagcctgcaacatgggtcggtgcccttgactgggaatggaacctgggaccctttggtccgcaggctgacactctatccgctgagccaaactggctagggctggatgtCCTTTTATTATTCCAAGACAATtccagggaaaaataaaaacggttaatcccctttttaaaaaaaaatcaaaataaaattatgtaaaatctATATTCTTACTACTGAGATTGTTTACCTCATTGAATAAgaggaaatcaatgaaaaaagatGGCACTGATTTTTAGCCATAACGATATTATCTGGGCGTATTTGAAGGCAATGTACAAAGTAGCCGTGTCCTAAACTTTCACATGGTACATTTGTTTAGTATATTAGAATTCACAAAGCCTGTTCAAAGCACTGTCATCCTAGGAAAGTCCTACCTTCATTCTACTGACAGGGGAAATAATCTTCCCGCTCTGGGGTTATAAAATCTCCCCTCTGCGCAAGGTTGGGGAGGCCCGATAATGAATTTATTTGGAGATACTGCCTCCTATAAACTGGAATTCCAATTGAAAAGTGGTTCTggaatcccctccccccacacacacacctaataATACCACTGCTTTGTTGTGTAGAGAGGCTACATTCTACATAGTTTCATGCTGTATATGCTCTATACTTCCCTATTTTCCCCCACATCCAATTTCTCA harbors:
- the LOC103305668 gene encoding tetratricopeptide repeat protein 39B-like; its protein translation is MSRILSKRENYKKDVITSFPLWKEENDKEDTYEDAHEIIPVATTMDLVSSLEECTTGLYLFLNNRFSDAINLIYPWSKNSIYHALVNGILMVVKAILTFDPQDIDIGMTAAKEALKTCNSFRRKGRMTSFSRLVSKQGIKAIKEEELHAEVCYAECLILKSAVTFIQDDSMLGFLKSGINIGLSYQIYKDCQQILTQIPTNQSKTSRHLIGGVKFGLGAFNLILSLMPPKTLKLLNVVGYHGDKQVALTLLHESASESHINNVLSILTLLFYYSYVCVAFGIETSHSYPIDHLFLIYLQKFPKCVILKFFHARFSMLKGKFENAQLTLQECIFIQNEWKQLDHICYWELMWCHIFVQDWKEAYRYADLLLQDSKWSKSMYSFSKAMLLALLPSGFAKSESKDMNSLFLSVESLRIRLLGASVPIEKFVAEKGRRYGSTKGWFIAQPILEFTYAWSGFQVMSKRLHLISCWLAIINRGEELLREKPNKEYGTDDLCLLSLLKGLCLKHLGKYVMAEQYFNRVIQKEKLLKYDHYLVPYTYYELGILYYLKGDYSSAMKNLDNIKNYKDYSMEARLQFKAHVALEHIAKAK